The Methanosarcina acetivorans C2A genome includes the window AATCAGGCATATAAAAAATCCGCCTTTTATCTTCGGCCTTCCAAGGTAAGCTTCTATTGTACCGGGCAATGCAGCAATGAAATCTTTGTCTTTTTCCGGGATCTCAAAGCGCGCCGGAGACCAGGTTGACCATTTCCCGGAAGCATTCAGACCTGTGAGCCCTCCGCAGACAAGGAAGCAACGGCTATTGCTTCTTCGTTTGCCATAGCTAAACTCTTTTCCTCCGAGGGTTACGGTGACCTTCTCAACAGGATCTACGTATCCGGAGGAGCAGACTGAAAGACAGAGTTTGCATTCGTCACAGTAGTTTTCTTCTTCCGGAAGGGGATCTGTCGGGACTAATTCCGCGTCCGTAACGACCGAAGCCAGGACAATTGCCGATCCGTATTCTTTTGTGATAATGTTTCCCGAGTATCCGAAGTGCCCTATCCCTGAGCGGACGGCCAGATACCTATGGGAAATAGGGGGATGCATGTCCAGCTTCCAGTTTTCGGTATCCATTCGGTAAACGAAATTTGCGGATTGAGGGACAGCTTTGTATCCGTACTGCTGCAGGAACCCTGCCATTTCAAGGGCGATCCCGTTAGCAAGAGTGGTGATCCGTACCTTATTTGTTTCAAGGGATTCATGGTCTTCTTTTCTAAAGTACGGGTCAATAAGATTCTGGTCAAAAGCCAGGGCAAAACAGACAGCCGATTTTGCCTCTGGAAGTACATATGTCAGGTCGGCAGATGGAGGCCCACCCGCAAGCGTTTCAGTTGTTGCAATTCCCACTTTGAAAGCTCCAAGAGTTAGAGCCATCTCTTTAAGTTCTTCGGTCAATTCGCTCATTTTCCAGTCCTCCACACAAAAAAGATTAATTTCCAGATTAGTTTATGTAAGGTCACTTTTATCTACTTGATCGGCACTGGAATGACTTTGAGCCTTCAGGTATAGTCCAGTGACCTTTTGTCTTAAGCAGCCTGTATGAAAATGGTTTTCCGAATTTAGAAGCCCCAGGATAAAAAATGTAATAATAAATATGAAAATAAAAGAAAAGTTAGTCCGCTTGAGCTCAGATCACTTCTTCTCATAAATAGTCTGCTTGAGCGAAGCGAAACAGACCGCGTACTGCAGAGTCGCAACTCTGCCGAAACAGACCGCGTACTGCAGAGTCGCAACTCTGCCGAAACAGACCGCGCACTACCGAGCCGCAACTCTGCCGAAACAGACCGCGTACTGTTGCGATTATATCGCAATTCCCATGAAATCTCCGATTTTATGTGATCCCGAGGCACAATTCGGGTGGCTCAACTGGGGTTTTATGCAATCACAACTCCATATTTGGCAAAAACCTGCGCAAACGCCTGTCTTAACTCTTCTGCTACCTTTATCGTTTCTTCGGTATCATTGAGGTTTGAAGCGCTCTCGAGCTCGGTTATCTTCAGCTCTACGGCATGCAGGCTGGCTTCGTAGTTTTCGTCCGCGCTGGCGGGCGGTTCGGCGTTGCTTACGCTTTCCCATTCTTCCTCAAGTTCGGGGATATGGGCCGCAACTGCGGTAGTATTATTTTCATTTGCATCTTCAATTGCAATTTCCATTGTGGTGTGGAA containing:
- a CDS encoding epoxyqueuosine reductase: MSELTEELKEMALTLGAFKVGIATTETLAGGPPSADLTYVLPEAKSAVCFALAFDQNLIDPYFRKEDHESLETNKVRITTLANGIALEMAGFLQQYGYKAVPQSANFVYRMDTENWKLDMHPPISHRYLAVRSGIGHFGYSGNIITKEYGSAIVLASVVTDAELVPTDPLPEEENYCDECKLCLSVCSSGYVDPVEKVTVTLGGKEFSYGKRRSNSRCFLVCGGLTGLNASGKWSTWSPARFEIPEKDKDFIAALPGTIEAYLGRPKIKGGFFICLIPGSRMEYTCSNCHFVCHPDKGIRKARYRMLTESGVVIQEPDGTRRAVSPEEAKEYLKSMSQERRKLYESVSEE